The Elephas maximus indicus isolate mEleMax1 chromosome 11, mEleMax1 primary haplotype, whole genome shotgun sequence genome contains the following window.
acccatcgccgtcaagttgattccaactcatagtgaccctatagtcaaGAGGAGCTTGAATAAACATGATCATTGAATGTCATGTGATATTTTGGATGGATCTTGGAACAGATAAAGAACCGtatgtaaaaactaaggaaatctaaaTAAATATGGACTTTTAGTTAATAATAAGGTATCAGTgtttggttcattaattgtgacaaaagtccctgggtggtacaaattatTAAACTCtcagctagtaactgaaaggttggcagtttgaaccaacccagaggtgcctcagaagaaagacttggttatcttctgaaaagtcacagccttgaaaaccctgtggagcagttctactttgcacacatgaggGCACCATGATttagagtcgactcgacggcaaccaacaacaacataaatgtgaCAAATGAATGATACTAATGtaggaggaactagtccctggagaaggacatcatgcttggtagagggtatgggaaaaagaggaagactctcactcagtgagatggattgacacagtggctgcaacaatgtgctcagacatagcagcgattgtgaggatggtgcaggaccagacagtgtttaagttctattgtacacaggctcacgatgagatggaactgacttgacagcacctaaggacAATAACAATGTAAGGAGTCAGCAATAAGGGAAACTGGGTGTCAGGTATATGAGAACTCTCCATACTACCttcctaatttttctgtaaattgaaAACTGTTCTAAAGAATAAAGCctattaaaatttcttttttaaaaaaaacggGGGCTGGAAATGGTGGATGTCTCCTTACCTGTCACTACCAAATCCAGGGCATCACTGTGCTCCGACCAGCCTTTGTAGCTCCTGTATTGGCAGCGGTAATTCCCTGCAGAGTTTGCATCCATGGGGTGAATGGTGAAAACAGCCGCCTCCTTCTGATATCCCAATATTTCATTGACCTGCTGGTACTTAGAGTTTCTCAGAATCTTCAGGTGGTATAAGTACGACTCAGGAGCTCCCTTGCACAGGATCTTCACAGTCTCATTCCAGGGAACCACAGAACCTGGTACGGCAGATATGGTAGGAATAGAAAAGTTCCCTGGAAGAGAAATGGAGCCCAGATTTAGTTGCGCTGACATGGAGAAATTACATgtttgtatgtgttgttgttgttgtgtgccgtcgagtcaattctgactcagaacaaCCTTGTAGAACGGAGCAGATCTGCCCCACAATGTTTCCAAAGCTTTAAGTCTTTGCATGAGCAGATCactggtctttctcctgagaagccgcTGGATGGGTCTGGACCAcggacctctaggttagcagtagagcacttaaccatagcgccaccagggatcctacatatataaaaccaaaaaaaaaccttgctgtcatcaagttgattctaactcatagggaccctgtaagacagagtagaactgccccactgggtgtccaaggagcacctggtagattcgaactgccaacctttaggttagcagctgaactcttaaccactatgacaccagggtttcatatatatgAAAAAGCTTAAAACTGAGGGttgtttatggctgagtaatattccattgtacggatataccacattttgtttggagccctggtggcacagtgtataagagcttggctgctaaccaaagggttggcagttcgaatccaccagccactccttggaaaccctatggggtagttttactgtgtcctataaggttgttatgagttggaattcactcaacagcagtgagtttttggtttttttgtggtcattggttgccatagagttggctcTGATTTATGGCGTcctcaagtacaacagaacaaaatgttgcctggtcctgtgccatcttcaccattgTTGGTACGCTTGAGTCCggtgttgtggccattgtgtattttgagtgccttacaacctagGGGACttacttatttattaaaaaaaatttttttattgtgctttaagtgaaagtttagaaatcaagtcagtctctcatacaaaaacttatatacaccttgctatatactcctagttgctcttcccacaatgagacagcacactccttccctccactctctcttttcgtgtccatttggtcagcttctgaccccctctgccctctcaactCCCTTCCAGACAAGgaatgcccacatagtctcatgtgtctacttgatccaagaggctcactcttcaccagtatcattttctatcccatagtccagtccaatccctgtctgaagagttggctttgggaatggttcctgtcttgggctaacagaaggtctggggtccttctagtctcagtcagaccattaagtctggtctttttacaagaatttggggtctgcatcccactgctttcctgctccctcaggggttttctgttgtgttccctgtcagggcagtcatcggttgtagttggacacgatctagttcttctggtctcaggctaatatagtctctggtttatgtggccctttctgtctcttgggctcataattaccttttgtctttggtgttcttcattctcctttgctccaggtggattgagaccaattgatgcatcttagacggctgcttgccaccttttaagaccccagatgccactcttcaaagtgagatggagaatgttttctcaatagattttattatgccaattgacttagatgttagggactcatctttcagcactatattagacaacattctgttgtgatccatagggttttcattggctaatttttggaagtagatcaccaggccttcttcctagtctgtcttagtctggaagctctgctgaaacctgtccaccatgggtgactctgctggtatttgaaatactgttggcagagcttccaacatcacaccaacacacaagccaccacagtatgacaatctaACAGATGGGTGGAAATTCCcataacataaaattagccattttaAAGTGGCATTTAATACATATACAACATGGTGCAACCCATCACTGCTATCTAGTTCTGGAATTTCTTCATCACCCCCAAAGGAAACCCCACATCTCTTTAAGTAATTACTCCCCATTTGCCCCTTCCCatggcccctggtaaccactaatctgccACGAGCTTtgcttggtgttttgtttttgtggtaaTCTTTATCAACATCCAATTCTGCTTGAGTGTGTGTGTACTTGTGCATGTGAATGTGTGAGTGTGAGGGCTCACAGAGATGGAATTGGTGGATAGGGAACAGATGGGAGGAGGCACTTAAAATGAAGGTACTTGGAACTTAGATGGTTAAcgttctgggctgctaaccataaggttggaagttcaagtccacccagaggtaccttgaaagaaaggcctggcgatctacttttgaaacatcagccattgaaaaccctatggaaatgaaacaaccagaatacaaataatgagaatattcatgcatcatgaagaatgtaactaatgtcactgaacaattttgtAGGAAATTTTGAATGGGGACCTAAGTtggtgtgtaaaccttcactgaaaacacattaaaatatgatttaaaaagaaagaaaagaaacgcctgtggagcacagttctactctgatgcacgtggggttgtcatgagttggagctgactgcatggcaagtgttttttgttttttggggggctgTTGGGGGGGTGACTTAGAGAAACCATGTCAATTGATCAAGACCACTAACCTGTAGAGTGGCCAAGCCTGCTTTGGAAACTAGGACTATTTTACTCCAGATTCTGAGCCCTTTGCCCTGCAGGTGGGGCAAGCTCTCTATCCTGGAATGGTTTGAGTATGCAGTGTGAGGGACAACTCACAAGAGCTTCTTATGTACATGATAATTACTTCTGTGAGATAGAGCCAGAAGGCTAGGGGCTAGGAACTGGGTGCTTTCATAAATGAGCTTTGGGACAGAACAGAATTTGGAAAGGTTTGGGGTCAGGAAGGTGCTGGTTAGCTTCCTGGTCCCAGTTCATTCACGCTGAATGGCCTTAAGCAAGTGGTTTTGcattgtgaagacttttgttctcagtttaggagtcctgggtggtgcaaatggttagtgcacttggctgctagccaaagggttggtgctttaaatccacccagagatgcctcagaagagaggcctggtgatctacttcttaaaaatcaggcactgaaaaccctatggagcacagttctattctgacacactcggggtcagcatgagtcagaatctacttgtaGGCAACTGGCTTGTCCTCAACTTTAATCCCAATACCAAAATTGACCAGTAGGGGTCAGGACACTCAAAATGGGCTGGTTTCCTTTACACAAATATATCATCTCTGTGCTTTGCCACtgtgttttcagtattttattttagaCCTGTTATCAGTGTGTTCAACTGCAGCTCTGTCTCTGTAGAAGGGGATAACAGGGAGCTTGCCCCTCCCCACCAGGACTGTTGTCAACCAAGACAAACCTGATAACAGGTGGCTGTGGAAGGTGTTCACTACGCCCTCTGAAGCCTGATGATATTCCATGTGCTCAGTACCACTCAGTCAGCAATACATCTGTACATTCGTTATTCCAGAATGTATAGAGAAATGTTTATATTACTTCAGGCACATTGCTAATCATTGGCACTACAGGTAGTTTCCTATTTATGGTGTATTTGAGTTACGATGAACCACACTTATAACAGTctgttttttgtacatcttattgttttttttattgttagtagTATGTGCTACATATAATGTTGCGGCAGATAATTTACcagtgttatcattctcagatgttcacttgcagatgttcaatgcTATAGTTTATAAAggtgctgataaaaaaaaaaaggcaattaaaaaaaaaaagaggtattcattcaatttatgtcagaactgacttaaaatGGAGTTGTCAGAATGAAACCCAGTTGtaagctggggactacctgtgcAAGAATGACCTAAACTGGTGGATCTCAACAAAGGGAAAGCTTGCATCTCAGGGGGGACAATGTGACAATGTCTGGagccatttttggttgtcacaactagggTGAGATGTACTATTGacatctagtaggtagaggccagggtACTGCTCAATATCCCACAATGCCAAGACAATCTCCCTCAATAattaacccacccactgccattgagtccattctgactcatagtgaccccataggacagagatgAACTTCCCCATAAAATTTCCTATGCTATAATCTCTACCtactgaagcagactaccacacttttctcccacaaagtggctagTTGGCTCAAacagctgatctttcagttagcagctgagtgcttagccactataccaccagggttcctttaacaAAGAATTACCTGGTCCAAAACATCAGTAATGCTGAGATTGAGAAATTCTGACCTAAACAGACCTGGTTAATGTCTTCAAGGAATTGATGATGTGGGAAATGTCAGAtattaattattaattaaaaatacaaacccaaacccaaaccaaaacagttgccatcaaattgattctgactcatggtgactgcatgtgtgtccgggtagaactgtgctccatagggttttcaatggctgatttttcagaagtagatcgtcatgGCTTTCTTGCGAGACTCTGGGTGTActctaactgccaacatttcagttagtagcctagcactttacacaacccagggactcactctctctctgtagatagatagatataggtaGTCTTCAACTGGTCCTGTTTCTTCAGAGAACCCTGACACATACAGTGAGTTTATCTGAAGATTAACCATTGAAGGGTTTTAAAAGGAAGGTAACacatttgtatttaaaaacacaaataatccagaCTATATCACTTAGaaagagctggatgaatggatgaatgtgtAGTTCACACCTATTAGGAGGTCAAATAGAAGCTAGGGTGAAAGAATATGTAATAGTACCTTGGAATTAGGCAGTGTCCCTTTAAATAAAGTGAAAGAAATAGACTTGGAAGAATTAGAATGTGAAAACAAGCCGATTGGACACAGACGCCACACTAGGATTGGCGTCACCCAGTGTGGTGTCACCCCCCCCAACCCCGGACCTCCTCCAggaccagaccatacagaatcctcagtcatatttattatcagtattaatcatagaataatatctGATCAATGTAAATTGTTTAAATGtagtatttcttagattatatgaatactaacaacaaaattgttttgtaaaatctttctacattgaattacattaCTAGTACAACATTATTGGTAACCGAGTAGAGGCCTTTTTTTGacttttctctggtttttcctttaattactacttcattctcaaaaaagttgttGTTATAGGTTTGCAAATACTACTTACCACAATATTGcggctaaaacaccagaaaatctgacaaaatcagccgctataaaaacactggcagtaaCAGAAACGACAGTGCATGCAaaaccacgtgattcgaagcTTCATGGTAATTGGGTAATAACGACGGCCTTGGCCAGACAGCATCAGagggttcaaaaagtaaattagcatagggtTTTAGCCTGGAGGGTCTATTGATACATGtgagctgggcttatgaaaaagatttttgttgttataactaactctggggatttttttttttaaataataaatttctccTGACATACAGCACAAAAACTTTATAGGCAGTCATTTTTGTGTCATCCCCTCTGATAGTGCCACTTGGTGAGGTCTGCACGTCCCACAtgcccctagtgacaccactgattCGACATAGGGCAGGATATTGGGCAATTAGAGATGTCTCCTGACTTTCTCACTCCTACAGTTGTGACATCCTGTAAATAGAGATCTCTGACAGAGAAACAGCCTAATGGAGACAAAGGTTGTAAATTCAGATCTGAGCACTATGAGTTTGAGGGGCCGGGGAACACCAAAGTGAAATGGAAATTTTGCAAGGCAAACATAGTGGAAACAACAGGAACAAGGAATAAAATCAGAATTCATTTGGGCTTTAGCGTATCACTCCAGCCCTGCTAACCCAGAGCTGAGGGCATAAGAGGTTTCAAGGAGATTTAGGGAACACTTACGTTCCTGCGCCTGAATCCTCTGTCCCAGACAGAGCACTGGAAGAGACAGAAatttatgaaaaattaatttgcttGTTTCTAA
Protein-coding sequences here:
- the FCAR gene encoding immunoglobulin alpha Fc receptor isoform X3; this translates as MIPKGTKLLCLVLCLGQRIQAQERNFSIPTISAVPGSVVPWNETVKILCKGAPESYLYHLKILRNSKYQQVNEILGYQKEAAVFTIHPMDANSAGNYRCQYRSYKGWSEHSDALDLVVTDTMNQDYTMENLIRMIVAGLVLVALLAILAEDWHSRRVLHKEGRQDLAETSCSKQKCQTEWTLQPAPNGHLADTWKC